A single genomic interval of Sceloporus undulatus isolate JIND9_A2432 ecotype Alabama chromosome 2, SceUnd_v1.1, whole genome shotgun sequence harbors:
- the LOC121920980 gene encoding uncharacterized protein LOC121920980 isoform X2 — protein sequence MDSVLQESLATLLSRRSVCIFCVIWLATQLAFLNACEYQPASNERCTNYTKDVPEGGSLEVPLGTLKHISDFCIWNISSSRWDSACQFVSGNCQPLLTNFNKSISVLGKTFVMQNVGSGRYRILDLSRNCLEINVFMSDRCRQNTCCMSNTTENDIDLTTQGSAAVS from the exons ATGGATTCTGTGCTACAGGAGAGCCTGGCCACGCTGCTCAGCAGGAGAAGTGTTTGCATCTTTTGTGTCATCTGGCTAGCTACCCAACTGGCATTCTTAAATGCCTGCGAATATCAGCCAGCAA GTAATGAGAGATGCACTAACTACACAAAGGATGTGCCAGAAGGAGGCTCCTTAGAAGTGCCTCTTGGCACCCTTAAACACATCAGTGATTTCTGCATTTGGAATATATCATCCTCACGTTGGGACAGTGCATGCCAATTTGTTAGTGGAAACTGCCAGCCTCTCCTTACAAACTTCAACAAGAGCATCTCTGTCCTAGGGAAAACCTTTGTTATGCAGAATGTGGGCAGCGGCCGCTACAGAATTCTGGACCTGTCTAGAAATTGCTTGGAAATAAATGTCTTCATGTCAG ACAGATGTAGGCAGAACACCTGCTGTATGTCAAA caccactgaGAATGACATTGATCTTACTACCCAGGGAAGCGCAGCAGTTTCCTGA
- the LOC121920980 gene encoding uncharacterized protein LOC121920980 isoform X1 gives MDSVLQESLATLLSRRSVCIFCVIWLATQLAFLNACEYQPASNERCTNYTKDVPEGGSLEVPLGTLKHISDFCIWNISSSRWDSACQFVSGNCQPLLTNFNKSISVLGKTFVMQNVGSGRYRILDLSRNCLEINVFMSDAKHNMVLNVGSPVWVIILVIVIIIVVVVIAIVLSIRYDWINRCRQNTCCMSNTTENDIDLTTQGSAAVS, from the exons ATGGATTCTGTGCTACAGGAGAGCCTGGCCACGCTGCTCAGCAGGAGAAGTGTTTGCATCTTTTGTGTCATCTGGCTAGCTACCCAACTGGCATTCTTAAATGCCTGCGAATATCAGCCAGCAA GTAATGAGAGATGCACTAACTACACAAAGGATGTGCCAGAAGGAGGCTCCTTAGAAGTGCCTCTTGGCACCCTTAAACACATCAGTGATTTCTGCATTTGGAATATATCATCCTCACGTTGGGACAGTGCATGCCAATTTGTTAGTGGAAACTGCCAGCCTCTCCTTACAAACTTCAACAAGAGCATCTCTGTCCTAGGGAAAACCTTTGTTATGCAGAATGTGGGCAGCGGCCGCTACAGAATTCTGGACCTGTCTAGAAATTGCTTGGAAATAAATGTCTTCATGTCAG ATGCCAAGCATAATATGGTACTTAATGTGGGCAGCCCTGTTTGGGTCATCATtcttgtcattgtcatcatcatcgttgttgtcGTCATAGCCATTGTGCTCTCCATCAGATATGACTGGATTA ACAGATGTAGGCAGAACACCTGCTGTATGTCAAA caccactgaGAATGACATTGATCTTACTACCCAGGGAAGCGCAGCAGTTTCCTGA